One Megamonas hypermegale genomic window carries:
- the allB gene encoding allantoinase AllB, producing the protein MLDLLIRNAQIVTEKEILTGNVGIKDGKIEVITSKDVLAKEVIDIDNKYLLPGVIDEHVHFNDPGYTWREDFYHGSKAAAKGGVTTVIDMPMQNKPAVTTADIFLGKEKLLKDKSFVDYGFWGGLVHGNENELKKMDEAGALAFKCFMCDPGKDYTELSLDEIRQRIELLKEFDGLAGFHCEDYKNIKENETNAIEKGTVSAEDYLKARPVEAELKAVKDIIEILQKTEGKAHICHVSHPKVAQCIKEAKEKGINITAETCAHYLLFTGDDLINKGAIFKCSPPLRSRKAADDLWNYVVDGTLDCICSDHSPCQISEKDATNDKGVFGAWGGLSGVQTSLQTFWDYAVNKKGCSPVLVAKVMAQNPAKVFGIYGRKGAIKEGFDADFAVVDDKKPWKIVADELEYKNKFSAFCGLTGMGLPVMTIVRGNVVYNKKSFSDKCLGQFIKKLK; encoded by the coding sequence ATGCTGGATTTATTGATAAGAAATGCTCAAATTGTTACAGAAAAAGAAATATTAACAGGAAATGTAGGCATTAAAGACGGAAAAATAGAGGTTATCACTTCTAAAGATGTATTAGCTAAAGAAGTAATAGATATTGATAATAAGTATTTGCTTCCAGGTGTGATTGATGAACACGTACATTTTAATGACCCTGGATATACATGGCGAGAAGATTTTTATCATGGAAGTAAAGCGGCTGCTAAAGGCGGTGTTACAACCGTTATAGATATGCCGATGCAAAATAAACCAGCAGTTACAACAGCTGATATATTTTTAGGTAAAGAAAAATTGTTAAAAGATAAATCCTTCGTAGATTATGGTTTTTGGGGAGGATTAGTACATGGCAATGAAAATGAATTGAAAAAAATGGATGAAGCTGGAGCTTTAGCTTTTAAATGCTTTATGTGTGACCCTGGTAAAGACTACACAGAATTGTCTTTAGATGAAATTCGTCAAAGAATAGAACTTTTAAAAGAATTTGATGGATTAGCAGGTTTTCATTGTGAAGATTACAAAAACATAAAAGAAAATGAAACAAATGCTATTGAAAAAGGTACAGTGTCTGCTGAAGATTATTTAAAAGCTCGTCCAGTAGAAGCTGAATTAAAAGCTGTAAAAGATATCATTGAAATTTTACAGAAAACAGAAGGCAAAGCACATATTTGCCATGTATCTCATCCGAAAGTTGCTCAGTGCATAAAAGAAGCAAAGGAAAAGGGCATTAATATAACAGCGGAAACCTGTGCACATTATTTATTATTCACAGGTGATGATTTGATAAATAAAGGAGCTATATTTAAATGTTCTCCACCATTGCGTTCTAGAAAAGCAGCCGATGATTTATGGAATTATGTTGTAGATGGAACATTAGATTGTATTTGTTCTGACCATTCACCTTGTCAAATTTCTGAAAAAGATGCGACAAATGATAAAGGCGTTTTCGGTGCATGGGGCGGATTAAGTGGCGTACAGACTAGTTTGCAAACTTTTTGGGATTATGCAGTGAATAAAAAAGGATGCTCTCCTGTACTTGTTGCAAAAGTAATGGCACAAAATCCTGCTAAAGTATTTGGTATTTATGGCAGAAAAGGAGCTATAAAAGAAGGTTTTGATGCGGATTTTGCAGTAGTTGATGATAAAAAGCCGTGGAAGATAGTTGCCGATGAGCTAGAATATAAAAATAAATTTTCTGCTTTTTGTGGTTTAACAGGAATGGGTTTACCTGTGATGACTATTGTTCGTGGCAATGTAGTTTATAATAAAAAATCTTTTAGTGATAAATGTTTGGGACAATTTATAAAAAAGTTAAAGTAA
- a CDS encoding ABC transporter substrate-binding protein — MNWKKMIAVVACAMTLTSVMAGCGQDKSKEASKDASSTEIVAYGVIDPQISAQQIIADKKGYFKEEGLNVTNKFIQSGGDMSSLISGGSAQVSFESPYTDIALAANGVGVKIVAPMANIGNTQAVVARKNANIVNGKDLEGKKVGIPAGAGVMIAIRNMCNELNVDINKIQFVTLGPSDAIAALEKGDIDAMACWEPWISNAQNNGGKLLFSGLKSYLGDKQGDVNWMNFYTTMQVSDTFLKEHPEEVKAMLRALKKATDFINENPDEAAEIIAKEINLDTAQVKKIMSQNQYQMVYDDKFVNSCGEIADFMKETNNISNKPDFGKYADSSILKSVDETLVTVK; from the coding sequence ATGAATTGGAAGAAAATGATAGCAGTTGTCGCTTGTGCGATGACTTTGACAAGCGTAATGGCTGGTTGCGGACAAGATAAAAGCAAAGAAGCATCAAAAGATGCTTCTTCTACAGAAATTGTAGCTTATGGTGTAATTGACCCACAGATTTCAGCGCAACAGATTATTGCAGATAAAAAAGGCTATTTTAAAGAAGAAGGATTGAACGTTACTAACAAATTTATACAATCAGGTGGCGATATGTCTTCTTTGATATCTGGTGGTTCAGCACAGGTTTCATTTGAATCACCGTATACAGATATTGCTTTAGCAGCTAATGGCGTAGGTGTAAAAATCGTAGCTCCAATGGCTAACATTGGTAATACACAAGCTGTAGTTGCTAGAAAAAATGCCAATATCGTAAATGGTAAAGATTTAGAAGGCAAAAAAGTAGGTATACCAGCGGGTGCTGGCGTTATGATTGCTATTCGCAATATGTGCAATGAATTAAATGTTGATATAAATAAAATTCAATTTGTTACTTTAGGCCCAAGTGATGCGATTGCAGCTTTGGAAAAAGGTGATATTGATGCAATGGCTTGCTGGGAACCATGGATAAGCAATGCACAGAATAATGGAGGAAAATTATTATTCAGTGGTTTGAAGTCTTATTTAGGTGATAAACAAGGTGATGTAAACTGGATGAATTTCTATACTACTATGCAAGTATCAGATACATTCTTGAAAGAACATCCAGAAGAGGTAAAAGCAATGCTTAGAGCTTTGAAAAAAGCAACAGATTTTATAAATGAAAATCCTGATGAAGCTGCAGAAATTATAGCAAAAGAAATAAATCTTGATACAGCACAAGTAAAGAAAATTATGAGTCAAAATCAGTATCAAATGGTATATGATGATAAATTTGTAAATTCTTGTGGTGAAATCGCAGACTTTATGAAGGAAACAAATAATATTTCAAATAAACCAGATTTTGGGAAATATGCAGATTCAAGTATTTTAAAATCTGTAGATGAAACACTTGTCACTGTTAAATAA
- a CDS encoding ABC transporter substrate-binding protein, with product MNKKNFWKKFLAVATCAVFCLGVLSGCGSEKTQEKAQNDATSGKLIAYGELDPQVSGQQIIAEEKGFFKEEGLDIENKLMTGPDENASLVASGDAKVCFGSMYNNISVTANGVKVKVVSPLVNAAGTQSVVARKGLEINSPKDLEGKKIGMTNGAGVLIAIRNMCKATGVDVNKIQFVNLGVSDQLAALDRGDIDAMAAWEPWVGKAIDHGGTLLFSGTKSNLPGAEGDVHWIDFYMTLQVTQDFYDKNPETVEKLLRALDKATNYINEHPEDAAKIIAKRINIDEKECLRIMQENKYTMQYDQQFVDGANNMANFMLEMGNIKSVPNTDEYLDPTMLKKVVPDEVKL from the coding sequence ATGAATAAGAAAAATTTTTGGAAGAAATTTTTAGCAGTAGCTACATGTGCTGTATTTTGCTTAGGTGTATTAAGTGGATGCGGTAGCGAAAAGACACAGGAAAAAGCACAAAATGATGCTACTAGTGGCAAATTGATTGCATATGGAGAATTAGACCCACAGGTATCAGGTCAGCAAATCATCGCAGAAGAAAAAGGCTTTTTTAAAGAAGAAGGATTAGATATTGAAAACAAATTGATGACTGGACCAGATGAAAACGCTTCATTAGTTGCCAGTGGTGATGCAAAGGTTTGTTTTGGTTCTATGTATAACAACATTTCTGTTACAGCAAATGGTGTAAAAGTAAAAGTTGTATCTCCACTTGTTAATGCAGCTGGAACGCAGAGTGTAGTAGCACGTAAAGGTCTTGAAATAAATAGCCCGAAAGATTTAGAAGGCAAAAAAATTGGTATGACTAATGGTGCAGGTGTACTCATTGCTATTAGAAATATGTGCAAAGCTACAGGTGTAGATGTAAATAAAATTCAGTTTGTAAATTTAGGTGTTTCTGACCAATTAGCTGCTTTAGATAGAGGCGATATCGATGCTATGGCAGCTTGGGAACCTTGGGTTGGTAAAGCTATTGACCATGGTGGAACATTGCTCTTTAGTGGTACTAAATCTAATTTACCAGGAGCAGAAGGCGATGTTCATTGGATTGATTTTTATATGACATTACAGGTAACTCAAGATTTTTATGATAAAAACCCAGAAACAGTAGAAAAATTATTGCGTGCTTTGGATAAAGCAACAAACTATATTAATGAACATCCAGAAGATGCAGCTAAGATTATAGCTAAACGCATTAATATAGATGAAAAAGAATGTTTACGTATTATGCAAGAAAACAAATACACTATGCAGTATGACCAACAATTTGTTGATGGCGCTAATAATATGGCAAACTTCATGTTAGAAATGGGCAATATTAAATCAGTACCAAATACTGATGAATATTTAGACCCAACGATGTTGAAAAAGGTAGTTCCTGATGAAGTGAAATTATAA
- a CDS encoding ABC transporter permease, with protein MNGQLLENKEISVHDFLVQSQYVVEPDFEEEIIPRKIVEAHRARMNTYYKIFSLLFFFGLWQLISYLNGLNEWFNPVFLPSPAMVIETAYDYIIDGTLIGHIGMSFYRMIIGFVIGVVIAVVLGILIATKRDFDNIFTPILNLVGPIPVFAFLPMFLIWFGIGESSKIALIAYATFVPLITYVIDGIKNTDPVLIRSARSLGATPFQVFTKVIFKSAMPHIFAGMKISLALTFSALVVAEMMGASEGLGYIIVNAKNWFKMADMFLAATLIGLEYTIFYGILTLIEKRLFRWKKVGMSKAVEN; from the coding sequence ATGAATGGTCAGCTATTAGAAAATAAAGAGATATCTGTACATGATTTTTTAGTACAGTCACAGTATGTAGTGGAACCAGATTTTGAAGAAGAAATTATTCCACGAAAAATAGTGGAAGCTCATCGAGCTAGGATGAATACGTATTATAAGATTTTTTCTTTATTATTCTTCTTCGGCTTATGGCAGTTAATCAGTTATTTAAATGGCTTAAATGAATGGTTTAATCCAGTATTTTTACCTTCTCCTGCAATGGTTATTGAAACGGCTTATGACTATATTATTGATGGAACATTGATTGGACATATAGGCATGAGTTTTTATCGAATGATAATAGGTTTTGTAATCGGTGTAGTGATTGCAGTTGTGTTGGGAATATTGATTGCAACGAAAAGAGATTTTGATAATATATTCACTCCTATCTTAAATCTTGTTGGACCTATTCCAGTATTTGCATTTTTACCGATGTTTTTGATTTGGTTTGGTATAGGTGAATCTTCAAAAATTGCTTTAATCGCTTATGCTACATTTGTACCGCTTATCACTTACGTTATTGATGGTATAAAAAATACTGACCCAGTATTAATTCGTTCAGCGCGTAGCTTAGGTGCAACGCCATTCCAAGTATTTACAAAAGTTATTTTTAAATCAGCTATGCCACATATTTTTGCTGGTATGAAAATAAGCTTAGCACTTACTTTTTCCGCTTTAGTTGTAGCAGAAATGATGGGTGCTTCTGAAGGTTTAGGCTATATTATTGTAAATGCTAAGAACTGGTTTAAAATGGCTGATATGTTTTTAGCAGCAACCTTAATTGGTTTAGAATATACAATCTTCTATGGAATTTTAACTTTGATAGAAAAAAGATTATTCCGTTGGAAAAAAGTTGGTATGAGTAAAGCTGTAGAAAATTAA